The Tistrella bauzanensis nucleotide sequence CCAGCGGCGGCATGCTGTCGGCGCATCCGGCGATGGCGTCGGCCTGGGCGCAGCGCGGCGCGAAGACACAACCCCGCCGGGCGGCCCCGGCGCCGGCCGCCCCCGCCGCCGGTATCTGGCCGGGAATGGCTACCAGCCGCCGGCGCGGGCCATGCAGCCGGGGCACCGCGGCCATCAGCCCGGCGGTATAGGGGTGGCGCTGGTGCCGGAAGAGGGCATCGGTGGGCGCGGTTTCAACCACCCGGCCGCAATACATCACCGCGATCCGGTCGGCCAGATCGGCGACCACGCCAAGGTCATGGCTGATCAACACCAGCGACATGCCGCGTTCGTCGCGCAGATCCGCCAGCAGATCCAGGATCTGGGCCTGAATGGTGGCGTCGAGCGCGGTTGTGGGTTCATCGGCGATCAGCAGGTCGGGTTCGCCGGCCAGCGCCATGGCGATCATCACCCGTTGACACATGCCGCCCGACAACTCATGCGGATAGGCGCCGAGCCGCGCCGCCGGGGTGGCGATGCCCACCCGGTCGAGCAGGCGGCAGGCCTCGTCGCGCGCTGGCCGGCCGCGCAGGCCGCGATGCAGGGCCAGCACTTCGCGGATCTGGCGGCCGATGCTGAGCACGGGGTTGAGCGCGCTCATCGGATCCTGAAAGATCATCGCGATGCGTCGGCCCCGGATCGAGGCGGCGGCGGCGGGATCGAGCCGGCTGACATCGCGGCCGTCGAGGCGGACCCGGCCGCCGGTCCGCGCGTTGGCACCAAGCAGGCCCAGTGCCGCCAGCCAGGTGACGCTTTTGCCGCTGCCGCTTTCGCCGACGATGCCGAGCGTTTCGCCGCGCCCGACCGCGAGGTCGATGCCGGCGACGGCGGGTGCGGCACCGCCCGTATCGCCGAAGATAACGGTGAAGCCTTCAAGGCTGAGAAGAGGGTCGGTCATGAGCCGGTTCCGATGAGGCGGCCGTCGATGGTGAGGCCATCGGGACTGCCGCGATAGCGGGTGAGGCTGCGATCGGCATGGGCGAGGCGCCACGACAGCAGGCGTTGCGCGCAATCCAGCGCCACCGCCGCGTGGTCGGGATCGCCGGCCAGGTCGCGGCGTTCATGCGGATCGGCCACCATGTCGAACAGCAGCGGCGGCAGCCCGGCGAAATGGACATATTTGAACCGCTGGCCGCGCAGCACCGCCAGACCGCACAGATCCGACGACAGACCGAGTGCCCGTTCCGCCGCAGAGGTCACCGGATCGCTGAAGTCGAATTCGAAATGGGCGGCATCGCGCCAGCCCGCCACGGTCCCGCCCCGGCAGAATGCCAGCAGGCTCGCGCCGTCGCATTGCATGGGCACCGGCAGATCCAGCCAGTCGAGGATGGTTGGCATCACATCGACGCTTTCGGTGAAGGCATCGACCACCCGGCCGCGCGCATCGCCCGGCGCGCGTGGATCGCGCACCACCAGGGGCACGTGAAAGGCGGCATCGTGATGGGTCAGCTTGCCGAACAGCCGGTGGTCGCCCAGCATCTCGCCATGATCGCTGGTGAACACGATCAGCGTGCGGTCGATCTCGCCGGTCCGGTCCAGATGGTCGAGCACCCGGCCAAGATGGTCGTCGATCTCGGTCATCAGCCCGGCATACTGGCCGCGCAGCCGCATCACCGCCGCGTCGTCGAGGTCGGCGGCAAGCCCGGGTGCGCCCTGAACGAAATCGCAGGCCCGTGTCGTGGCGGCCAGCCATTTCTGATAGGGATGGGCGTGGCCACCGCCGGCATCCCGGGCGACCGGCGCCGGCAGGCGGTCGGGCGCGTGCAGCCGGTCATAGGGTTCGGGCGCCAGAAACGGCGGATGCGGCCGCCAATAGCCCAGATGCAGGAACCAGGGCTGCCGGCGGCGACCGGCGATGTGGTCGAGTGCCGCATCGGTCGCCCAGGCGGTATCGGACAGCCGTCGCGGCACGGCGGCCGCGGGCTGCGACGCGATGCCGTCCGTCGGCCGCCAGATGTCGAACGGGTCTTCGGGCAGATCCACGCCATTGCGGCGCAGATGGCCGAAATACTGCTCGAAATCAGGCTCCTCAAGGCTGGCCAGCACCGTCCAGCCGGGCATGTTGGCGCCCAGCATGCGATAGCGCGGATCGCCCGCCGGGGTCACGCGCGGATCGGGCATCCACGAGGTGTAGCCCACCAGCGCCGGCATGTGGCCGGCGCGGCGGACCTCCTGGCCCAGATTGGTGATGTGGCCGGCCATCGGCACCCGGTTCTGCACCACCCGGTGGTTCATGGCATACATGCCGGTCAGCAGCGACGCGCGCGACGGGCCGCAGGGCGTCGCCTGGGCATAGTGGCGGCGGAAGGTGGTGCCCTCGCGCATCAGCCGTTCCAGCGCCGGCAGACGCGGCGGCTTTGGGCCACCACCATCCGCCGGCATCCAGTCGCCGCGCCACTGGTCGACCACGACGAGCAGCACGTTGGCCAGCCCCTCATCTGACCGCCCCTTATCTGGCCGCTGCATGTTGCGCGGACCCATGCCGCCCGTGGCGCCGGTCATGCGCGCCCGCCCGTGGCCGGGCCGAAATACATGGCGGGCGTGCCGGATGCCCGCCAGTCGAGCGCCTTGTCCTTGCCATAGAAGATGCCGCTTGAATGCAGCACCGTGCCCGGCGGATCGTCATGACCGAAGAGGTCGAGTACCCGGCGATGCGCGGCCAGACGGGCGTCATGGTCCATCAATGTGGCAAGCTCGGCGCCAAGTGCGTCGAATTCGTCGTTCTGCCAGGCGCCGACCTGGCGCTGGATGAAGCCGTTCGGGCCATAAAGCGGCCACAGCGACCCCATGACATCGGGCAGCACCATGTTGATCGAGCCGTTGAAGATCGCGTTCGCGGGCTTGGCGAAGACCTGATTCCAGTTCTCGACGATGTTGAGGTCGACCGTCAGCCCCACCGCGCGCCACATCTCGACCAGAACCTGGGCGGTCTGCAATTCGGCGGTGTAATAATTCACCTGAGTGCGATAGGGGATGGGCGCGCCGTCATAGCCCGCCTCTTTCAGCAGCCGCCGGGCCTCTTCCGGCGCATAGGCGGGGGCCGCGGCGTCGGCCACGAACATCCCGCCATAGGCCGGCCACTGATAGCCCTTGGGCACGTCGACCCGGCCGGCGAACAACTGGTCCACGATCAGTTTGCGGTCGATGGCCATACCGAGCGCGCGGCGCACCCTGACATCGGCCAGCGGACCGCCGGCGCGGGTGCCGTAATTCAGCACCCGGGTGTTGGCGATCGGGCCGCCGGTGACCTCAAGCCCGCCACGGCGTTCCACCAGCGGGATCTGATCAGTGCCAAGCTCGGTCGCCAGCCGCCAGTCGCCGGCGGCAAGGCCGTTCACCCGCGCCGACGCCTCGGGCACCACCCGGAACTCGATCTCGTCAAAGGCCGGCCGGCCGCCCCAATAGGCGTCATGGGCTTTCAGGCGGATCAGGCTGCCGGTGCGCACCTCCGCGACCTTGTAGGGGCCGGTGCCGACAGGGGAAAGCGCCCAGCGGTCCCAGTCGCCGTCCATCGCCTGGAACGCCCGCCGGCTGATGACCTGCGCGGCCCAGCCCGACAGGCGCGCCTCGAACAGCGGGTCGGGCGCGCGGGTCACGAACCGCACCCGGCGGTCGTCGACCGCCTCCACCCGGTCGAGCACGCCGAAGAACTGCCGGCCGATGGCGGCACCGGGCGCGCCATCGGTGTTCATGCGCGCGGGGCCGAAGGTGAAGGCGACATCCTCGGCGGAAAGCGGGCTGCCGTCGTGGAAGACCACACCCTCGCGCAGCGTGATCTCGAAGGTGGTCGGGTCGATGCGCCGGGCCTGTTCGGCCAGCCCCGCGCGGGCGACGCCCGATGCGTCGGCGCTCTGTCCCAGCGGCCGGTCATAGATATTCTCAAGCACCCGGAACGCCACATTGGTCGTCAGGCGCAGCGGGTCGAGCTGCGGCGGATTGTCCTGCACCGCGATCACCAGCCGGCCGCCGGCGGCGGCGGCGCGGGACACGCCCGCGAACGGGGTGGTCACCAGGCCGGCCGCCATGGCGGCGCTCATGCCCTTGAGATATGTCCGTCGGGACAGTGTCATGAACCGCTCTCCAATGTTCATGGGCGTCGTTCCCAGAGCCCCGCCGCATTCGGGGGTGCTCGACCTGTGGTGCCGATGTCTGGTGATTTTTCGTCTTGCGGCTGTTGGATGGCCTGTATAGACATGTGATCAGGATGTGATGCGGAGTATGTCGGCGAACGATGTAAGTTTGATGACCACCGGCCGTGTTTTCCGCCGACGCCGATATTGGCGCCAGCGGTGGGTGCTGCGGGGCGCGGTCGAGAGGAAGGAATCCGGAGCTGATGTATCGCCACGATGCCGACGACACCGTGCCGCGCTGGCGCCAGATCGAGCTGAGCCTGATGCGCGAGATCGAACGGCGAAGCCTGAAGCCGGGCGAGCGGCTGCCGTCGGAGAATGCCCTGTCGCAGATGTTCGGGGTGAACCGGGGCACCCTGCGCCGGGCCCTGGCCGAATTGCAGCGCAAGGGGCTGATCCGGATCGAGAAGGGGCGCGGCGCCTTTGTGCAGGAACATCCGGTGCTGTATGAAATCGGCCGCAGCAGCCGGTTCGGCACCAATCTGCTGAAGCAGAACCTGCGGCCCACGGCCCGGATCATCCGTGCCGCCGAAATTCCGGCGAGCATCGAGATCGCCGAATGGTTGTCGATCGATCCGGGCATGGGCGTCGTGTTCTTCGAGACCCTGGGCTTCGCCGACACGGTGCCGATTTCACTGACCCGCCACCATCTGCCGGCCGCGCGCCTGCCCGATGCCGCGCGGATGGTGTCAGGCTTCGACTGTATCAGCGATGTCTATGACCGCTTCGCCCTGGGCGAGATCACCCGGCGGGCGACCCGGATCACCGCGCGCCTGCCCGGCGACGACGAGGCCCGCCATCTTCAGCAGGCGCTGACCCAGCCGATCCTGATCGCCGAGACGGTGAAGGTCGATGCGGCGGGCATACCGGTCGACTATACCATCGCCCGCTTCGCGGCCGATCGGGTGCAACTCTTCGTGGGCGACGATATGCAGTTGATCTGAGCCGGCACCCCGATCTGGGCCGGCACCCCCATCTGAGCCGGCACCATTGTGATATATCCGCGAATGTCGGCTCCGATATCACGCGGCGCGCGCGCAGACTGTCATCATTCCGACATGAATGGTGACAGGAACTGTCATGCGTTTTCATCCAACCGCGACATCCACGGCCGAGATGGCGATGGCCATGTCGGCGCTGCTCGTCGCCGCCAGCGGCGCCCTGGTCAGGGTCGCCGATGCCGGCACACTGGTGATCATGGGGGTGGGGCTGGGCCTGCCGTCCGTGCTGGTGTGGATCGCCGCCGCCCTCTGGCCATCATTGCGGCGGAGCTTCGCCCAGCCGCTGGTGCTGGCGCGGGCGGTGTTCTGCTTCGGATCGATCTTCGGCACCTTCGCCGCCGTGGCCCGGCTCGATCTGGGCGTGGTCTATGCGGTCAATCTGGCGGCGCCGTTGACGGCGGCGGCGATCGGCGCGGTGATCTTCGCCGAACCCTTGCCGCCCGCGCGGCGGATGGCGGGCCTGCTGGCGCTGGGTGGCACCATCCTTGGCCTGATGCCGTCGCTGCCGGATGGCGACGATGCCGGTATCGCCGTCGCAGCCCTTGGCGTCAGCTTCGTCTCGACGGTGTTGATGGTGCTGACCACCCGCGCCATGGGGCGCGCGGCGATGAGCACCGCGTCCACCATGGTGTCGCTGGCCCATGTCGGCATGGCCTCGGCCGTGATGATGTGCGTCACATCCTGGCCGGCGCTGTCGGGGCCACAGGCGGTGGCGGTGGCCCTGCCGCTGGCGGCCGGGGTGGTGACGTTTCTGGCGGTCGGGCTGGCGGCGGTGGCCTATCGTCTGGCGCCGCTGGCCAATGCCGCGCCGGTTGAATGCCTGAAGCCGATTTTCGCGCTGGCCATTGCCGCGATCGCCTTTGGCGAGGCGCCGGAACCACGGGCCGTGGCCGGGATCGGCCTGGTGGTTCTGGCGCTGGTGGTGCCGCATCTGCCATGGCCGGCGCGGATGCCACGGCGGCGGTGACGGCGGG carries:
- a CDS encoding ABC transporter ATP-binding protein, whose amino-acid sequence is MTDPLLSLEGFTVIFGDTGGAAPAVAGIDLAVGRGETLGIVGESGSGKSVTWLAALGLLGANARTGGRVRLDGRDVSRLDPAAAASIRGRRIAMIFQDPMSALNPVLSIGRQIREVLALHRGLRGRPARDEACRLLDRVGIATPAARLGAYPHELSGGMCQRVMIAMALAGEPDLLIADEPTTALDATIQAQILDLLADLRDERGMSLVLISHDLGVVADLADRIAVMYCGRVVETAPTDALFRHQRHPYTAGLMAAVPRLHGPRRRLVAIPGQIPAAGAAGAGAARRGCVFAPRCAQADAIAGCADSMPPLAPLAADTLAADTLAADRLHQVACFKATALPHSHRQPMLWEMAG
- a CDS encoding alkaline phosphatase family protein; translated protein: MTGATGGMGPRNMQRPDKGRSDEGLANVLLVVVDQWRGDWMPADGGGPKPPRLPALERLMREGTTFRRHYAQATPCGPSRASLLTGMYAMNHRVVQNRVPMAGHITNLGQEVRRAGHMPALVGYTSWMPDPRVTPAGDPRYRMLGANMPGWTVLASLEEPDFEQYFGHLRRNGVDLPEDPFDIWRPTDGIASQPAAAVPRRLSDTAWATDAALDHIAGRRRQPWFLHLGYWRPHPPFLAPEPYDRLHAPDRLPAPVARDAGGGHAHPYQKWLAATTRACDFVQGAPGLAADLDDAAVMRLRGQYAGLMTEIDDHLGRVLDHLDRTGEIDRTLIVFTSDHGEMLGDHRLFGKLTHHDAAFHVPLVVRDPRAPGDARGRVVDAFTESVDVMPTILDWLDLPVPMQCDGASLLAFCRGGTVAGWRDAAHFEFDFSDPVTSAAERALGLSSDLCGLAVLRGQRFKYVHFAGLPPLLFDMVADPHERRDLAGDPDHAAVALDCAQRLLSWRLAHADRSLTRYRGSPDGLTIDGRLIGTGS
- a CDS encoding ABC transporter substrate-binding protein, which produces MTLSRRTYLKGMSAAMAAGLVTTPFAGVSRAAAAGGRLVIAVQDNPPQLDPLRLTTNVAFRVLENIYDRPLGQSADASGVARAGLAEQARRIDPTTFEITLREGVVFHDGSPLSAEDVAFTFGPARMNTDGAPGAAIGRQFFGVLDRVEAVDDRRVRFVTRAPDPLFEARLSGWAAQVISRRAFQAMDGDWDRWALSPVGTGPYKVAEVRTGSLIRLKAHDAYWGGRPAFDEIEFRVVPEASARVNGLAAGDWRLATELGTDQIPLVERRGGLEVTGGPIANTRVLNYGTRAGGPLADVRVRRALGMAIDRKLIVDQLFAGRVDVPKGYQWPAYGGMFVADAAAPAYAPEEARRLLKEAGYDGAPIPYRTQVNYYTAELQTAQVLVEMWRAVGLTVDLNIVENWNQVFAKPANAIFNGSINMVLPDVMGSLWPLYGPNGFIQRQVGAWQNDEFDALGAELATLMDHDARLAAHRRVLDLFGHDDPPGTVLHSSGIFYGKDKALDWRASGTPAMYFGPATGGRA
- the phnF gene encoding phosphonate metabolism transcriptional regulator PhnF gives rise to the protein MYRHDADDTVPRWRQIELSLMREIERRSLKPGERLPSENALSQMFGVNRGTLRRALAELQRKGLIRIEKGRGAFVQEHPVLYEIGRSSRFGTNLLKQNLRPTARIIRAAEIPASIEIAEWLSIDPGMGVVFFETLGFADTVPISLTRHHLPAARLPDAARMVSGFDCISDVYDRFALGEITRRATRITARLPGDDEARHLQQALTQPILIAETVKVDAAGIPVDYTIARFAADRVQLFVGDDMQLI
- a CDS encoding DMT family transporter translates to MRFHPTATSTAEMAMAMSALLVAASGALVRVADAGTLVIMGVGLGLPSVLVWIAAALWPSLRRSFAQPLVLARAVFCFGSIFGTFAAVARLDLGVVYAVNLAAPLTAAAIGAVIFAEPLPPARRMAGLLALGGTILGLMPSLPDGDDAGIAVAALGVSFVSTVLMVLTTRAMGRAAMSTASTMVSLAHVGMASAVMMCVTSWPALSGPQAVAVALPLAAGVVTFLAVGLAAVAYRLAPLANAAPVECLKPIFALAIAAIAFGEAPEPRAVAGIGLVVLALVVPHLPWPARMPRRR